A region of the Marmota flaviventris isolate mMarFla1 chromosome 3, mMarFla1.hap1, whole genome shotgun sequence genome:
GGTAGCAGAGGTGTGACTAGTCACTTTAAGATAAATGACATTGCTGGGCAACTGTCCAGTGtttagcagaaggaaagaaaaatataccaaGGGAAGAACAAGGAGAGacaaaaagtgaataaaatgaaggtccagaCAAGAGATGCTGAACACAGAGGGcatatgtatatctaaaaaagtaGCCAAATATCTCAATGTGAGTTATGTGGCCAGAGTCTTAAATTCCGCTAGACTATAAGCTGCATGAGGGCAATGATCTCTACAGTTTGTCACTACCACATAACCAGTTAAGAATAGTGCCTGAGACATAGTAGGCACTTAATGTACTTTGCTgaatggagagaaaaaggaaataataaaagaaaaatgaaatagtaacatatagaaaaaataataaaagtggaGCCATGAGCATAAAAGTAGACATGTATGATTTAGTAGAAAGTTCAATAAACTCAGTGAACAAGGGTTATAGCCTTGGTTCTCAGGAACTTCTAGACAAGCCATAACTTTTTAATGCTTTGGTTATTTGATCTATAAAATATCTCTTCCTTCATGCTTTAAAAGGACACTATGAAGTGTTATTAAAAGAACAAGAGAAGGAGAGAACAAAGCTGCATTACTTAGGACTTAATGATTTTCTGGGAACACATAAATGCTGGTAAGAATAAGCATACAAGCAATCAGCAGAGAAACCTGCATCAAGCACACtaagaaagggaaacaaaaaagaaggacATGTAGTTAAATTGATCATGCCAACAAGAAGGTGGTGTATATTTTTGGTGGCTGgagactgttttttgtttgtattttgtggCATATGCAAATACAAGTCAGtattaaaatgcaataaataaagttatatgtGAAAAGACAGGTGAAGATGCATTGGTATCTTAGAATGCAATGAAATACTGACATGTGAAGCCAGAAAATCATAATTAGAACagaaagaattagaattagaGAGATTCAAAATATAATTGGGAAGGAAGAACAGGAAGAAGGCTGATCTGGGTATCACAAAGGaatatggaggaaaaaatagaagcAGAATGTACAGGAAAGAGGTGAGCCATATAGCCATCTGCTATCTATTAGGGAACAGCTCACCCTGGGCAACCCATGCTGTTTTCAAAAGCAAGCTGAATATAGTATGGTTGATTGGATAAAGAGGGAAAAGACCACCACTacagaaaaattaataagagaaaaacaggaaggtgagaaaaaaaattaattttggtgATATGAACTATACACACTTTACTAGTGGTCCCACTTAAAGTACCTGTCTAATTGCTAGTCATTTAGACTTAGTCTCCAACTTTAACTCTCTGTAACAGGGATAAAATGTTAGGAAGAAATAGCAGAGAGccagagaaagtgtgtgtgtgtgtgtgtgtgtgtgtgtgtgtttaaattctGGAAGGTATGCTACtactaattttctatttcttttaattttttaggttaGTGACTTTTCATAGAAGAATTTTACTAATTGCTTCAGTTATTTAGTTCAAATTGAGAATCTTTCAGTTCCTtccaatttttaatgttttagactataaacaaacatttaaagTGCAGAAAAGTTACTTGAAATCACTTCCAAAACTCCTTCAAGTACAATCATGAGGCACTATGAAAAGGATAAACTTGAACTAAAATGGTACTTTGAAACCAAAGGAAAGAAACTCTTTGGTATGTTCAATCATGTTGATCTTTTGTACATGGTGGTAATTCATATTGTCACTGTGGTAATAATGGTTTACCATGAAACTTAATAAAAAGATTtaagacaaagcaaaacaaatttggCCCAAGGTGAAAATACCAATATATTCTTGAATCTGAGAGTCTATTGTCAAGCTGGATTTCCCAtccagaaaacattttatttcaagatgGTACCACAGTTTCCTTGCTATACTCTAAACAATcagttcttaaaaaatttttagtctaAGTTTGCGACCTCCAAAAAGTGTCAGTCTTTTCCATATAAAAAGAGGGTAAGAAAAATTCTAAGGCCTagccaaagaaaacaaattaatgagttgggttggggatatagttccgtggtagagtgcttgcctagcatatacaaaaccctggttccatcccagcaccctCCTCTCCTCTGAAATGGTCCAAGTATTATGTGAttcaatgcaaatcaaaaatttaATTAGTATCACAACAATATAATCTTTGTAATTGccaaacacacatataaaaacttcagaataatatatatatatatatatatatatatatatacacacacacatatatatacacacatacatacatatatatatttacacatacatacatattttcatCCAGTCGTATGTTAGATTTCATAATAACTACATGTCCACATACATTAATGCagtgaaaacataaaattattaaatgaaagaaatactaATTTTGGAAAACCAGACATAGTCATTATACCTATAGGCAATTTAAAATGCTATGATTTGTACTTTTTTTAGtctaataaagacaaaaaaaaaaacttcttgtaATTTAACAAGAGTCATTGAGGAAGGGAATAACTCtagtatttataaaatgaaacccTAATACAAGGAGATAGATTGGTTTGGGGACTAACACAGCAGACACAATTACTAGGATTGTCCCTCTTCTACTCTCTCAGGCTCCAGGATAAAGAAGAATCAATTAGCCCTCAACAGACATGACCTTGAAGGCCACAGCCCTATGTATAATATGCTGAATATgctgagacagaaggaaaatggaaaaggaagcaTAAAGTCCTGAAACCATGGCAGAGCATGTTTCAGATATgataatgtcatttaaaaatacaagtcgTGACAGCTTAGTTCATGTCAAAAACATGCATGATGAGAGGACAGGCCCAGTTCTTTCTGCAACTGAGCAATATCtaattgtaaaaaaatataattccgTTCtaagctttttaatattttatattttttgctttcctttatttaatggctataagcttttaaaataacaaaaataaccaaTTACAAGTTTCTGAAAGCAAAGCTGCCTAGACTAacccctaccccccccccaaaaaaaaaatgaactcataatttttttaaggtACCAGTCTAAAAAAATAACAGTTTCCCACATAGTTTCCTATGGGCTTTAAAATGTTAACCAACTGTCTACTCCTAAGTTTTCAGGAGAAAACTATTTTTCCAGACTGGTTATCTCTGATGGACTTCAGAATGCTACAGCTGTGTATCTGGCCAGAACTGGCCACGATGATGCTTTTAGGCAGCAGTAAATCTTATCCCCTTATTGCAAATGTCACAAAATCAATGCCCTGTCATGGGGGcggggggaaagaaagaaaaagaaaaagatataccaGATGGAATGTACATGCTATTAAAACACTTAGAAGAATTTCCCTTTGAAACAATTTCTTAAAACTTTACAACTACTTTCTAACAAGGTCCTAGATCAGAAAAATATGCTGCATATTTCTTTGCATGATTTCATCAAATGACAAAATTACAGAATTTAGCTAAAGAATTTTACAAATAACCATCCTTTTTGAGGGGGTTGGGGGTAGGGGCTCATTCAACTGATCCaggaatattttcattaaagACTTAGGTTGAAAATTATGAAGACAAAGAAGTAACCTTGTCTTCACGGTGAATTTTGCTTCCCTGTGCAGGATCTGCACTTGCTTTTTATAGCTTGTCATTTCATCTGGATATTATTTCCCGGTCACTTTGCCAGGTGGGAAGAGGCAGAGAATGCAGTGATATCTGTCAGACCTTTAATGATGCTTCAGGGATTCCATAAAGATGCAAAGCAGTGTCTGCATAAGAAAGGTTTTCCTAATTACATCTGGGGGAAAAAGAAGCTTCTTTTTAAGTCTTTGCCACCAAAATGTTGTGTGTGTGAAAAGATCTTGAATCTTTTCAAGCACATAGCAAgttctctctgtctttctgtaACACACTGCACTACTGCATACTGAACACAATGTCTGAAGGAGGTATTCTTTAGTCTTCATTATGATCTAGAGGGAAAACAGATAGGATATTGCATCACAGATTCTCTACCTTCAACTCTTTTACCtctgaaagatttttaaagacatttttgaggaaaaaaatctctgttttttaactttttttcttgtaaGTGAAAATTCATCAATGGTAAAAAGTgatagagaaaaaaagtaaaaatattaaaggggGGAAGCTATAAAAACTCCTCCCTTCTATATGTAGATGTCTAGAATAATCTGACTAGTCATGGTTTCATCCTTTCAACTTTCCATTATAAAACTATCGCAATGCCCCAGTGCAGACGGCATTATATTGTTCTGAATTGTTTTAAGAGCGTAGTCTCTTCACTCACACGTTATTAAACAGGCTGCTGCAACCTGGCAGGTTAAAATGACACATGTCTGAAAAAAATGATGTACTTCACTAATGGAACTTATACTTTAATGACTGCCAAGGAAGCTATTTAAATGTCTGATTATAGGAGACAAAACTAATCTGGGAAAATCCCTTCCTGCAGAATTGCAATGTGTcttgaacaaaataaaactgcTCCTGATAAGTGCTAGTAACCAAAAGTACAAATTGGGTGGGACAGCAATAGTGTCAGGCGAGGGAGAGCTGGGCACTATAAAGATCTACAGACTTGCTGCAGTTTTGGGAAGAAACAATGATAACACAAAGGTGGGGGAGAAGTGGTGAGGGAATAGGAAGAAGAGATGGAGACAGGTAACAGGCAGTTTGGGGCTACTGGGGGGGAAGAGCAActtttaaaattgggaaaagtAAAATGCCAAATAATGCTCATGGGTATATGGAAgttatattccttttaaaaaataaaggacagcCTGATGctttaatttctaaaaacatCAGAGATAAACTGAATTTAACTTAAATTCAAGCATGACCTTCTGATGCTGAAGTTTTGAATCCCAAATCCCAGATTTAACAATCCATCTAGCGGGAGCTGCTATTAGAAAACTGATTAACACCAGgagtttatacatttttttttcttttactcatcTCTTCAATACTACCCTGAGCATGAGAGTCACATGATTTGCTCCAATAAAACCATGCAATTAAAACCCGAGAAGAAAGGAAGCAGCTACACGCTGATTCTAGAGAACACCTCCTGGAAGCTGCATCCCACCCTTTATGCATcaccatcatctctctctctgtctctctactTACAAAGTTTAGGAGCAGTTTGGAGATTAGTTTCTGTTGTTTGTGGCTGAGTTGCTGACTTGGGTGTTCTCACCTCAGGGTTCCGAGTGGTTGAAGGGAAGGGCGGTGCAGTGGATGgcaggaaagaaaaagcaaaaatacgATTCTTCGGGGTTGGTGCTGCTGAAGGTTCAGAAGACCCAGCAGTGTTGCCAACTTGCACTGTAACTTGAACCTCAGTTTCAGATTGAGCCCTAGAGACAGGTGAAGTGTATGCCTTAGACGATACCCACACAGCTGAGGCAGCAGTTGGATCCAGAGAAATAATAGGGTCCTGGCCTAAGCCCCCAGGGTCAAGGTGAGTAGGAGAGTCGTACTCAAATATCTTGTCCACAAATACCCACTTGAGGCCAGCAATGCAGAGGCAGAGGCTGACCAGGCAAGCCAGAATGGGGACAATGCAGATTTTCTCTGAGTTGAGGCAGCCTCTCAGGCGCTCGGCTTCCAGGCACACACAGCAGGGCACGGCCAGGCCCACAAGTCCAGGGGTTCTCCCATCTTCAGTCTGGGTCTCTGGCATGTCTTCAGCTGCCGGAAGCCCGTCCAGAGATGGGTCTGCACTCAGCTGAGTGGAGGGGCTAGAGGACCTCACAGGAGGCACCTCAGACATGTCTGGGGAATAAATCTCCATCGGCTCACCTCCAGAAGGCCTGGCCTCTCTCACGGTCCATTACCATGCAGAGCCCCCCCCAACCAAATGATACAGCATCTTAGAGGGGGAAATCGATAAGTCGTCCAAGTCCAAGGCCATTATCAAAAGCGAGAGGAGTTCAGTTGGAagaatagaggggaaaaaaaagaaaaaagaaagaaagaaaagcttctggcaactacaaaataaaagtatattgtaATAATTCTTTAGCTGTTGTTTCTGGGCCACTTTTCCAGTTCTTTTAAATGCTTCTGCAAACCATCCCGGCTGGTCAGGAGGGGCCAAAACAGAATCGGAGCCGATGATGGCTGGCTAATTAAGTAAACCAGTAGCCGAAACTGAAAGGCATGTTTCTCACCTCAAGCATCTGAAGCTGGTGTCTGCTTAGATGAAGAAAACAAGTGTCATGCAGGAGAAGTAAAAGCAAAAGCAGGaccagcggcggcggcggcggcggcagcagcggcggcggcagGAGAGGCAGCAGTGACAGTAGCAACAGCATCCTGTTGTGTTAACGCGAAAGAGGCTGAAAGAGGCTGAATCATTACAGAGCAGCAGGTGCCTGCCCTCCAAGCATCACTGCAAACAGTAGCATCACAGAGGGATCTGAAGGAAAGCCTGCGGCCAGGAGGGGCGGTAACTCCCTTCCCCGCCctgcctccacccccaccccccaaccacTCCTCTTTGTCCTTCTTGAGCGCTCACTTTCTTCCTCTGCAGTCTTCCTTCTTCatagtctctttctcttttttcccctcatcccAAACTCGTCCTGTCTCTCTCCTctatctcctctctctcctctctctctctctctctctctctctctctctctctctctctctctctcccctctctcccagcccccaccctctaTCCCCCACTCTAAGCTGCCGGCTGGTCTGAGTAAAATCAGTACTGTGCACCCAGCAACACAGGACTGCCAGTGACTTCCTATTTTATCCAATTAGAAGGAATAAAGGCCATCAAATCAAAGAGAAGCAGGCAGG
Encoded here:
- the LOC139705033 gene encoding uncharacterized protein; protein product: MLLLLSLLPLLPPPLLPPPPPPLVLLLLLLLLHDTCFLHLSRHQLQMLEVRNMPFSFGYWFT